A segment of the Candidatus Zixiibacteriota bacterium genome:
GTCAATTGTCCCTGAGTGACTTTATTTGAACCCCCGCGCCGTCGGATAGTTGAAGCAGGCCCGAGACAATCAGGGTATCGTTGGGGCTTAAGCCCCGAATGATCTGAACGCCACGTTCGGTCCTGATACCGGTCGTGACAGAGATCGATTTTGCCTTGCCGTTATCGCAGAGATATACTTTTTCGCCGTTTATTTCCGGAACGACCGCCTCGGAAGGAATGACGATTGCTTCCGGCAGTTCCTCAAGTGTAATCGCCACCTTTGCAAACGATCCGGTAATCAGGTTTCCATCGGGGTTGGCTATTTTCGCCCGTGACTTGATAGTGCGGGTATCAGCGTCGATTTTGGATTCCACGGCATAAACGACACCTTTGTGCTCATCCTGAGAATCGCCGATTCGCGCCCTTATTTCGGTGCCGTTTTTAATCTGTCCGGCATATTTTTCCGGAACCGAGAATTCCACTTTCATCGGTTCGGTATCCTGCATCGTGGCCACCATCACGCTGGGGGTGACATACCCACCCTGGCTGATATAACGCAATCCGATTGTTCCATCGAAAGGGGCCGTGATTTCCGTTTTTGCCAGTTGCGCCTCAATAGCCTCTTTTTCCGCCTGAACCATTTTCAGGGCGTTGAGCGTTCTGTCATAATCTTCCTGACTGATAACTTTGATATCGTAGAGTCTTTTCTGACGGCTTTCTTCAACGAAGGCCTGCTTTTCCTCGACTTCTTTCCGCTTAAGCTGGGCTATCAATTCGCGGTCATTTATTTTCAGAAGCGGTTCCCCTTTTTTGACCCTTTTTCCTTCCTCGAAGAAGACCCCGGTGACACGGCCGGAAATCTCCGACCGCAATTCGACTTCCTCATTGGCCAATAGCGTTCCGGTGGTGAATATTGTATTGCGGAGAAGCTGCGGTCTGACAACCAAAGCTTCCACAGGCACAATGTTCTTTCCACCGCCGCCTCGGGCGGCCTGGTTTCCGTTCCCCTTGGAACAACTATTGATAAGAAGTCCCGATAGCCCCAGGATTGATAATATCAGGATCACGTGGATTAATTTCTTTGACGACATAGGCATTTTAACACTTTAATATAAACTAAGTTCCATCAATCTTCGGCCGGTTTAACGGCTAAAGATAAGGGGTGGGCGGGGTTT
Coding sequences within it:
- a CDS encoding efflux RND transporter periplasmic adaptor subunit, giving the protein MSSKKLIHVILILSILGLSGLLINSCSKGNGNQAARGGGGKNIVPVEALVVRPQLLRNTIFTTGTLLANEEVELRSEISGRVTGVFFEEGKRVKKGEPLLKINDRELIAQLKRKEVEEKQAFVEESRQKRLYDIKVISQEDYDRTLNALKMVQAEKEAIEAQLAKTEITAPFDGTIGLRYISQGGYVTPSVMVATMQDTEPMKVEFSVPEKYAGQIKNGTEIRARIGDSQDEHKGVVYAVESKIDADTRTIKSRAKIANPDGNLITGSFAKVAITLEELPEAIVIPSEAVVPEINGEKVYLCDNGKAKSISVTTGIRTERGVQIIRGLSPNDTLIVSGLLQLSDGAGVQIKSLRDN